Within Chiroxiphia lanceolata isolate bChiLan1 chromosome 24, bChiLan1.pri, whole genome shotgun sequence, the genomic segment TCCAGCAACCAAGCATTGAACAGCCCCCGAGGGAAGGACAGCGCTGGCTGGCAGGGTCACCATCTCAGGAAGGAGTGGGATAGCCCAGACAAATTCCCTGAAGAACCTGTGGGGCTCTAGCACCTTTTCATGCTATTAAGCTTTTAATTCATCCAGCTTTGTTACCTTGGATATTTCGTTCTCTAAATCAAACAGCCCCCAGAACGATAAAACCCTTCATTAACACCACTGTGCTCTTGCCTAAAACAACAGCACACGATCTCCTGCCTTTTAGTTTGAGTTTGCTGTTGCTTGGGACAGGATTAGAGAGAAATAGATCTACTAATTCTTCCAATATCCTTCAGCAAGCATCAGCTTGGACCAAAGAGGACACAAAATGCCAGTGCTAGTAATTCTAAAAAAGCTCTTCCCTTCCAGATGGTTGGTGTCCCTTGATGGCACCCCAGGCTTTGACATACCCACCACAGGCCCGGAGCAGCTGCCAGCCAATGCCATACTCAGGTATTTAATCAGCCCGTCTTCTTAACAGGGAGTTTTCCTCCTGTTCAAAGCCTTCACAGGGGTACTGCATGGAGGACACACATGAAGAGACTGACATACAGTTTGTGACTCTTCTTGCTCAGACAGAAATTAGCATTTTGCCTTTGAAGGGACAGAGGCAGTgccatctcctgctgcagggcttgGGGCCAGCAGAACCCATCCCCACTGTGTCAGGAGCTGGCAGGTCTCTCCCTCCAACACTTCTCCCTGCCACAGCCATGtccagggacaggacagagcCCTCCACACAGAAAGCCCAAAGGCCTTCAAGCTGCCCACAGCTGCCGTCCTTACCCAGCCCTTCCTtgccctgtgtccctgctctcaTCTCAGCTCGCTGTTTTGGCCAACAGCTTGTCTCACATCTGACTGCAGTGGGTTTGGATCCTGCCCTCCCACTCTCAAGGCAGTCACAGTGCTCTCCTCCAGCCTGCCTAGATCACCTGCTGAGGAACCTGCGGGACATCTTATTCCACTTTCCATTTACTGATGGTTTTTTGGAGCTGTTCATAATCCAACTAGCTCAAGTGTTGCAGCATCACAGTGGCCTTTCCCAAACAAGCCAgaattttccagctggaaaccTCTGGCTTTGTGTCAAGTTCCCCAGCCAGCAAGTCCCAGTGTCTGCCAGTCAGTACATTCACATCCAGTCATTAAGCTCACATCAGCTGTCAGCCCATTGTTGCAGCGCCAGGATGGCTGTGGTCAGCACTGTCACctctccagggctgtcccaTGCCTGCAGAAAGGCTTAGTCTCACCAGACATCCTTAGAAGCAAATGTGGCAGTTGGGTCTGTGATGGCTTCCCATCCATCCCAGGAGGAGCATTGCCTCTGTCTTCACTGGCCACAAGCATAACTAACACGGgcccagagctgccagagccctgcagcaCTGAGAGCAGAGCCGAGGGGAAGCCTGGCCCCTGCACTCCACACAGGGCTGcggtttgtggtttgttttctcctgtaACTCTCTGTTCCCGACCCTGTAACTGTTCACTCTCAGAACCTGACCTCAAGCCTTGCTAAATGAATTTCTCCTCCGTGTTACCGTCAGGGCTGTGCGATGCCGGGAACGACGCTCGATCACAGCACTCCAGGGAAGCACAGGGTCTCACAGGGCATGGCCAGCTGCCAGGCTGCGTGGGGCTGGAGGCTCTGCCAGCGGCACAGACCCACAGCTCAAACACTTGTGCCTCCTTGCAGAACAGAACGATGGCAGAAACCTCAAGAAGTTCTGCAGGTTCGGGAAGCAGCACACAGGGATGTCCATggctggagcccagagctgtgcagaggcCTCAGTAAGgagccaggcagagccaggcagagccaggcCAGCAGCTCATGCTACAGGAGGGGTGGCTGGGCCAAGGGTGGGCAGGtaagcacagcacaggcacagacaaGAGCTGGCTGCCACCTGCCACAGCACGTTGGCCCCACAAAACGTGTCCTCCAGCCCTGGAACCTGCTCACCCACTGGCCACAGCCACGGGAAAATCACAGTGGTGATGATGCCACAGGAGAGGAGCATGAGCGGAGCATTCAGATCCCGTGCAGACTTCAGAGAACAGTGAAGTAATTGAGTATTGACTGAGATGTCCCAGGCGAGCCCCAGACAAACATTACGTTCTGCTTAACTCAATAATTACCATTTATATTATCCCTTCCCACACTCTATCTTTATTAAGCTGAAAGGTCTGTAATTAGCTACTTGCTTTAAGTGTaaagttttaattaattcataTTATGAAGTATAATTGCTTATTAGAGATAACATTGCATGATCTATCACACTGGTATCACTCTGTAATGTTTTAACCAAAATACAAGTTTGTCCCAGTGGGTAAGCAGAAGCCCTACAAATCAGGCACTGGGATGCAAAACTTCCTCTGCAAAGCCAAAGGGAACCAACAAATGGGCAAATTATTCAGTACAACCCCTCCCAGAGCTGTGACCCCTCTGAGCcttctgagctgcagctcctgccactgcatCAGCCCCGTTGCCCACGGCAGCACCACGCCTGCAGCCGCATTTAACGGCTGATCTGAGCTTTGATTCCAATTAATTTAGTTGTTAGAGGAGTTTTAGTTTAGGGCTTGACATGTTTTTTATGGAGGAGTGTCAGCACAGCACATCAGCTCAGGGCAGTTTCAGGTGGGATGAGCTCTCTCACCGTATCATGACAACTGCACAGCACTTGCACAAATGCAAAATCCCTACAACATCCCAAACGAACACCAGCCACACAGAGGCTTAGAGAAACACCTTACAAATGGCATGATAAATTACTGACTTTGTGGCATTGGGgctgaattaaaataataaaccaaaGTTTTCATCTGCTGAAAGCTGTATCCatgatgctgcagcagcagatggtCTCCTGGAGATAAAGGATTTCGAAGCTTTGCCAGTGCAGAGAGAACTGGATGGAGGTTTAACATGTGTATTGTAAGATTTAAGAGGAGAGTACCTGGTGGTGCAGCCTGactgggctggcacagctgagccccCACGTCCCACACAGGGCCAGGACCCACCATgacacacagcccagcccagggcctgctggatggatggatggatggatgagtGGATGGACCCAATTAGTTATTTGTTGGGGTCCCTTCATGCTTCCTCAGGAGGGAAACCCTGACAAATACAGCCTTCCCTTCACTCACACCAACAGCCTGTTCTGGCTCCGTTTTATGAGTCATTAATTCCTAATAAGTAGAAAACTGCCTGATGGGCTTTGGACAGGAATATTTACTGTATCAGAGGCAATCCACAATCTAAATTACCAGCTATAAATCAGGTTTTGAACGTCAACGTGTCTTTAATAATGATAAATGAAGAATTTATGGATGCTGCTAAAGTTCGTGTCAGGATTTTGATTTATGAGCACACTGAGCTCAAGTGGAGCCATCAACCCCAGGCCCAGCACCTTGTCACAGATTTGGACACCATCACTTCCCTCACCTGGACTTCAGTGACTGCCAGCCCCGctctccctcctgtgctgtggggctTGCAGGCTGGCAAGGCAGGGGCTgatccccttccctgccagcccctggaAGCTGTGCCACAGGAAGCATCAAGCTCTGTGTCACGAGCCAAGGCTGTGACAGCTCCCCAACCAGCCAGAGAAAATGTTAATTGCAAAGCAAGTCATTAGTGGCTACAAAATATGACCAATGCAATTacactgagggttttttcctctgtctgtcCAGAATCTTGGCATGGAACAGTCCTATAATTAGATGACAAAACTGACAGGCAGCTCCAGTGAAACCAGCAGTCCTCACCCTCTGCAGAGACTCCCCAAGTGTTCTGCACCAATAATTACTAATCAAGTTATTTCTCTCGGGATTAAAAAGGCATTCCACAGGTAATTTGCCCATCAGAGCACAGGCCTGGTGCTGGCAAAGAGCCCTGCACCTGTGGGTCTGGGATGGCTCCAGTGCCGGGCTCAGAGACACTTCCTGAGGGACCCCATCCCAGCTTGGGACCCACCTGTGTCcccctgtggctgctccacTGCCCAAAACTGCCATAGAAGGGCACTCAGTGCAGCCCATCACCACCCAGCACGTGCTTCTCCAGCACAGCATGACAAGAGTGTCACAAATGAGTCCCTGAAAGAATCCCCAGCAAAGGTgactccagcacagccaggatgtGAATGAGGGCAAGGGAcggggcagagcagggaagcaACAGTGATCCTGAattgctctgctccctccagactGTGGCTGGGCACAAGGATAAACAAAGtggggaggatgaggagcaCAGGGGCAGCTGTGTGCCTGAGCCCCCAccccagagctccagcctgCGGCCACATGCCAGGCTCATCTGGTGctcacctgcctggggacatcccctccccagagctgcttcATCCCAGgtgtgctcagctgctgctggtgcacCCTGGCTCAATGGCACTGTGATGATGTCATCTATCTGCATTTTCTAAGATTGTTTGGAAAAAAGACGGACGAGTCTGTAATTTGTCATTACCATACCAGCCTGGAGAACAGCTGAACAAACCTCAAATATTAAACAACCAAACAAAGCCTGTAATGGCTCCTAACGAGCAGAGACCAATGCTGATGGATGACCTGTAGCAACACAGAATTATTTGTGAATTGCCACTGATTTCCAAGATCAAAACATAAGTTTTTATTCACAATTGAAGCATTTGTCCCGCTGCTTCCAACAGACCATGAGGCAGGACTGACCCTGCTGACACCTGGCAACCTGCAAACGTGAGAATCCACCTCTATGTCCCAGCACACAAGAGCCACCGGGGCCTCTGAGGGGTCCTGCACGGCCCTGCACACTCAGCAGCCAGAACAGCTCTTCCCACAACTCCGGTGGAACCTCCTGCtggtgctggctctgctctgcttccagcagctccacgtccctGTTCCCCTGCATCCCCAGCCTTTTGTCATTatcaaacccacaacaaacCCATTAAGACGGTAAAGATTGGAATTCCTGTGATCCCAGGCAGACGCCCAGGACTGGCCCGGAGGAGCAGCAGTGTTTTGCACAAGACAGCAACAAATTACTGAAGGTCACCTACAATTTATCACTGGTTTGCTTTCCAGACAGTGACACTGTTTCCCCCAGGGAAGCAACCTCATGAGTGCCAGCACATCTGCTCTGATTGAGCCTCTAACAGGGAtgattttgcttattttattgGATTGGAAGCATCCCCAATAAGCATGTTGTCTCCTTGTCTGAGTGATGCCTTTGCCATACGACACTGAATTTACATCCCATCCACTGCACACAACTGCTCTGACAACTGGAAAAGCACCGTATGGGGAGAGGACACAGTCCAGGAACTCAGTCCCAGCAGGGACAAGTCTTTGCTGTGCTTGTGAATATGCCAGAAACAGCTGCAGGTGACAGGCTCTACCAGAGATAAGACTATGCAGCACTGCACCGTGTTTTCATCTTCAAAGAGGTTTAAGATGTAAAGAAATtaacagcagcttctcctgggcACAGCTTTTGGCTGTGTGGAGGTCTGAGACACGAGGTTGGCACGGcagaggcactgctggagcctGTCTGTGAACAAGAGCTGCTCCGACGAGGAACAATCAGACAAGAGGGCAGAGACACCCCAGAGAACTGCCCCAAACACGGGCCCTGGAGGGGCTCCTGCCCGAGGGGCAGCTGCCAACAGGTGATGCTTGTGCCAGTGTAGTCACTGCTGCTGAGATGCCACCTCACAACACAGGAGCGAGGACAGACCCCTCTGAGCCAGTCCTCCCTCTATCAGCACCCCCAAAATGGGCTGGGGTATGTTGGTAGGGGCAGGGTTTCTTCAGGGTTTGAAACACACGGGTTTTCTCTGCAAACAGCCCTCCAGCCCCCAGCATGacacctccagccctggagccaggGGCCATCAGCCCCAGCAGCCGCCCAGCCTGTGtccccagcaggatggggacgTTGGTCTGGCCCTGCCACCTGCACCTGGCCAGTCCTCACCACTGGCTGGCAGCAAGGGGCTGCAGATCCACAGATATCCCTTTCATCTCATCAGAGGCTGCTGGGTTTAATTCCCTGCACTTTGGTATAAAGTCAGGGTCCCATCCGGAAAGCAATTTATGTCTCCCAGAGCAGGCAGTCAGAACATTTCccattaaaatgtaaatttggCCAAGTTTTCTGGcacctcttttccttccttaagGTAAGAAGAATATAAActtgtattattttttccatcaatGATACCTTCCCCTCAGTTTTGTGCTAAGGAAAAAAGCTGCCCGAGATACACtttcaacaaattaaatttgaattGAGTCTGACAGCACAACAGGGATCAAGATTACAGGGAGATGTGCTGGCCTAATTGGAGTCATTGCCAAGAAGTTACTTGCAGAGTGTTAACCACGGAGGGCACAAGTAGAGCAAACACAGTCTCTGCACCAAACCCTCACCTCAGCTgagctgcccagcactgccagcattcccagctggctgcaggaCCAGCCTGTCCCAACACCAGCAGCACCTTGACAGTGCCCCTCAGGAACGTGCTTGGTGCTGAGTTCAGTTTTACTGCAGACCCAGCTGTCCAcagccaggcactgcagagctccaCCAGCcgctcctcctccagccctggggctccCAGGTCAGCCAGGCATGGGGGGTCCTGCCCTGTCAGTGATCCCTGTCCCACCTCTGTCACTGCTCCACCACTTGTCTCCCCATAACTGCAGCCACACAGCAGGGAGGAATGCTCAGCTGGTAACAGGCCCAGGATTTTGGCCAAACATGCTCAGAATAATGAAACCAACTGTCCTGCTCACACTGTAGGTTTTAAAAGGTAATGTTTCATGATTAAAACCCCAGATCCCTGTGGACTCACCATGTCTTTTGCCTTCAGACACCTGGAGGCATGAAAGTGCTCTCTCCAAACTTCAGGAAGCCTGTCAGCTTGGTGTATATGACTATACACCAAGgagaaaagcctgaaaattcTCCTCTGCTCACGTCAGGCAGGCAGCTCCCACAGGCTTAGGAGCTCCTGGTTCCCCAGAAATCTCATCCAAACAAGCTGTGGCTGATGACAATTCACATCATGGAGTAATAAAGAACTTACACCTGACAGAGCTGCAACCAGGACACTCCCAGCCACTGTGGGCAGAGTTAATGGGGAGCATCAACCCAGACCCCAGGGAGAGCAGGCTcatcaataaaaattaatagtttCATTGCAAGCACTGGTCCAGTGctttccctgtcccagggcCAGGAGTGCCTTTCctgcagggcagctcctggAACCCAGCGTGTGGCTCAGACTGCAACTGAATgctctgtcctgcagcagcagcaagtgaaTCAGCAGGCTCAGCCAGAAATAATTATGGAGAATCATTTGCtggtgaaattaaaaacaaaacaaaacaagaaaagagcatctaatttgattaaaattaaagtaataGTTAATTCAACAATTCCACCATGAAAATCCCTCGACCTCCGGAGCTCTCCTCCCTGCATGCAGGGgctgttcccagctccagcagcagtgacacCCCTCACACCCCTGTCCCACCTCAGCCTGCACTGCCCAGagtcccctccccagggactccCTGATGCCACCCCCAAGGTGTCAAGACCAGGGAGGGTAAACCCCAGCCTTTCTGAAAAAGGGAATAAACAGAGAAGACGTGGGTGTACACAGACCATGTTGCCTTTAAACCCCTGAAATATTCCAgtccaaataaatatttttttaaggaactagaaaaggggaaaaagataaagagcagccaggcagaattTCCTCCAGAAAAGGGAGCTGTGAGCAAATCTGACAAATGTGCCTGGGGTGACATGGGAGAGGGGATGCTGTCTGGGGAAGCAGACTCTCCAGATGGCCTCAAGGTCCCTTCTGTCTCTATCATCTACACTTCTATAGACTAATTCCTTAAATCAGCATCCTGTGGAAATTTGCCAGGCATTCTGCCAACTCTGGAGCTGGAAGAAGGGCTGGAGGACAGTGTAAGTGGGTATGCATGCACAGCATGCAGAAGGAAACTGAGTTTTTGCGATAGGTCCCTATAATTTCCAGGGATAAACACAAAGGAGCATTTCACAACAGCCTCCTTGTGTGACAGCAAAGCCCTGGTGGGGAggtgcagcagagacagaaccACCCCAGCCAAGAGCTGTCCGAGGATGTGCCTTCCTACGTGGTGTTTCACAGCCCTCTCCTGCCACAGATTCACTCCTGCAGCAAAACCAAGAATTGCAGCTCAGTATCTGGGTGCAGACCTGGCCCAGACAGACAAGATCATCTCTCCTGCTGTAACCACAGTGAGTGAAAACCCTCACTGAGCTCCCAGCATctggcagggcaggctgggctcCATCTGGAAGCATCTCCCCACGCAGTGGACTATCTCCTAGTCAAGGCattacaagaaaataattcaggagGAGATTAACATAAATATTGTTTGAAAGATTTAATCAGCTGCAAATTGCAATGTTGTGTTTCCAGCTTAATTAGCCCAAGTCTGGTTTTTGCTGTATTAGGAAGCAGAACGAGGGCAGTAGCAGTGGCATCACAGATCTCTGTTTGCAGTGATGGAGGAAAACCTGTCCCTGGCTGGGGCTCTCGGACTCCTCAGACAGCAGAATCCCCATGGCTTCAACGGGGTTGGAAAGGGTCAGACACTGAGCAGCTTCACCTCCAGTACCAACCCTGGCCCAGGCACTGGCCTGGTGTTGTTCGTTTGAACCATCACTCCATGAATTTGAACTGGCTCTGCTAACGAGGTTCTAGAGATGCATTTTTATCTGGAGGGCAAGTGCTAATTAAAATGCAAGCCATGTATCTCCTGTTCTGAGTGCTCATGCCAATGTGATTTCCACAAGGGTTGCAAACACAAGGGTCACCCTGGTCTGTGAATTTGTTTATGAAGGTGTTTATAGTTCCACCTTCCAGATCTCCAAAGCCACCTCCCCACTCCAGCAGAAGCTGCACCGGATCCCCATGTCCCAGCAGGGGTGTATTTTcacctgtgtccctgcagacaGCTCACTGTGTCCTAGTGACTCAGCACCACCACGTGCCCTGTGGCTCCTGGCACCACATCCTCACAGTCACTGGGTGTAGCAGCAGGGTCCCAGGCTGGGAAGTACCAAAAACACCCAAATAAGCAACAAAGCCCAGGTTTGCTCCATGCTGGCACATTCCAGAGGTGCTGACATACCCTGACACTGACACACAAGCTGGTCACTTCAGCTGGTGCCAAGCACATCACGCTGACAGCACAGCATCCTGCAGACAGCCAGAAgtcagaggaaagaggaaatttaTAGTGtctgcagttcctgcaggggaATGGGGGCACCAGCCCATTCACCCATGCCTGATGTGTAGCTCATCCTCAATGCTGGTGGCACAAATAAAGCTGTCACTTGCAGGGACACTGAACATGAGCAGCAGGGAATGAGCCCTGAGCACCAGCCCAGATGCTGACATGTTTGCCCAGTTTTCTGCCCACCAAGGCTGCTCGCAAAGGTCACACCAAGTTGtggcagagatgctgcttcAGGCACCTTGGAGCAGaccccagagccagccctgtTCAGGCAaggctgctctgcctcaggGCTGTGCCTCATCTGGGGGACCAATACCCCCATCGTGCTGTCAAcgctgcagggacaggcagacAGGGCAGAGGATCctctgcagggaaaaggaagtGACCCCTCTTGTTCCTCTCAGACCCTACAGCCCACGGAATAACTGATTGGGAAAGGTAAGAGCAGAGGTGCAGAGAAGTGGAAGCACCCAGAGACCCCTCAAGCACATGTTCTGCAGACAACAGTACCTCACCCAGCCTGGTGCTTCAGGGATTTTACAGCAGAAGGTCCAGACAGGGAATTAGAGTGAAGAGATGACTTTGGGGTCAGCTCTGTGTGCAGTACATGTCCATCAGCAGCACCCGAGACAGCTGCTCATGAACAACAATGACACAAAACCCCTCCATGGCCCTCAGACACTGGGAAAAACCATCCCAgatgggcagcactggggaccCAGGTGGAGCCCCAGTACAGGATCCCGGCTCCACACCCCACACTGCCTGCTCCTTGCTTCCCAATGACTTTTCAATGACTAATAAATACCAGCACACACTTTCATCCATTCCTTGTTTACTTCAGCTTAGCACTGTTTCAGGGCAAACTCAAGAGAGGGAATTCCACATTTAAACAAAGGAAGATCATCGTGCCAAGagttcatttcatttcattctctGCATTAGGAAGAACCAGGTTGTTCTGAGCAGCTCCAGGTTACCTGAATATTGTGAATTTTCAGAAGCATTAGAAGTTTCATCTCAGTTGTAGCTTTTGATCACACTtagaacagagaaaagcaaccaGAGAACATCACAGCTGTAACGCCCTGAAAGCTCCAAACCCCTCCATTCCACGTTTGCTTTCCTTACAGTGCAGATGCAATGACTACAAACATGGAATGAGCACTCGGGGAGGGTGGGGCAGACAGGGCCTTCCCCACCCCATCAGTCCAACATTCCAATCATTGTATTCACAAGGCCTAATCAGGACAACAGAACAGACATTTGGGAATGGTACAGCAGCACAAAGAGctcaaaaggaatttttaattatttttttaaatcttctgtTTATTTACTTTGACATAACCCATCGACCTTATTAAACAAGGCCACAAACACCCACTTCTGAGTGCACAGGCACATGGTGCCCAGCTCCATCAGCTCCCAGTCCCAAGGGTTAGGAAGATTCCGGTACCAAGCCATACTTCTGCCTCAGGATTTCAACTGTGGGTGTCAGTGCACTGTGGGGAGAACCAGAACTGTCAAAACAAAAGGTTTGCAGGATTAAACTGCATTTCTGGGGAAGATCAGTGAGACACGGGACTGCACTTAGAATCAAACAGAACATGAACTCCAGAAACTACTAGAGTTTCACACAGAAGCTGTGAGAAAGGGGAATTTGGAAAGCTTTTTAGGATTTCTGAGTGTGCTGGTAATTAAGTTAAACAACATTAACAGGAAGGTGGAACAGCCGTAGGAAACAAAGTAAAGCATGACCCACCCTCACCCAAAAGCTTCATTTCatttgaagcacagaaaaagacCCAGCAGTGCTCACCAACCAGGACGGATGATGGAGAACTTCCCTGACACAGATAAGTCAACCACAGTTGATCCCAAGCGACACTCTGAGCTCCAGATGTCTCCTATGGGGCCTCCATCAATGATCAAGGACAACTGAGGCCACAGGTCCTGGAATTCCTGCAAGAGAGCTGTGGGTAACAGTCCTGACAGTGCTTTGTGagtatcatttaaaaaaaaaaaaataataacagatCAACCCTTGGTTTATTGCTAAAGCTGAGTTCAACTGTGAGAGAGCCTGGGGCTCTGTCAGTGCCCCAGTGAGGtccctgaggggcagaggagccTCACCGACACGGTCAgggtgctgccctgggagctgatGTTGGCGCTTGTCAAAGCCAGTGGTCCCGAGCAGGCACGTGCCAGGTCCCTCATGAAGGAGTGGTCTGGAATACGAACACCAaccagctgcagggaaggagacaAGGGTTTTACACACAGAAACTGGTTTTAATTTCGCATTGCCTGAAGCCCTCTTGGCTTAAAGCTGATGCTCTAGAGAATTGATACTTTTACACCTGCTGAACCAGCAATAACACAAGATCTAAGTCAGGCCCTAACGCTGAGTTATGCCATGTCTACGTCAGTCCTGGGGAGCAGGACCAGCACAGGGGCCAGCTTTGGAGATGGGTAAGGACAAACAGAACAGCAGTATAAGCAGGTAGAACGAAAGCAGCCCACTGCCCCCCAAGCCTCGAGATCCATCCTGTAGCCAAGACCTACTGATGTGAAAGGATTCAAGTCTTTATTCAGTTCTTCTGAACGCTGCAGGACCAGCGTCACCGGTCCTGGGAGCAGGTCCCGCAGCAGCTCGTCCGGCACGTTCACGTGGCAGTACCTGCAGGGCCAGAGGCAGCGGAGTCAGGGCGCGCAcggcggggctggggcagctccgGCACggcccttccctcccttccacGGCGCTCCGCGGGCAGAGGCGGCCGCTCCCCGCCGGGCTCTCGGGGCAGCCCCGCCCCGCGCACGGGGCTCGGCACCGACCGGGGGCTCCGGACCCCGCGGGCCCCGCGCACCTGTAGAGCCGCTCCACGTCCCCGAGGCAGATGGCGAGCGGCTTCGCGCCGTTCCGCCCCTTCAGGCTGTAGATGCTGCGCACGGCGGCCGAGTCCTGGGCCAGGCAGGCCACGCCGTACACCGTGTCCGTGGGCACCGCCACCAGCCCGCCCGCCTGCAGCGCGCCGGCCGCGGCCGCCACCGCCTCCCTCCAGCCTGCGCGACACCGGGGGGTCAGCGGAGCGacccggcccccgccgccgccgcgcggGGCCTCCgctcccccagcccggcccggcccggcccggcccggcctccCCCGCTttccccgctccccgccggccCAGCCGCCTCCCTCGGCCGGTTCCCCGCGCGCACCGTGCGGGTCGggcccggccgcgccgccgggCGGCAGCGGCACCAGGcgagcccggcccagccccggccccgccgctccctccGCCGCCCGCGCCAGCGCCAGCGCCGCCCGCGCCATGCGGGCACTTCCGAGCGCGGCGCCGGGAGACAACGCAAgagccggggcggggcgggcccggcgcTCCCATGGCCACCGGCGGGCAGCGGGAGCCGCGCGCGGGCGGGACGGAGGCGGCGGGAGAGCGGCGGGTGCGGAGGGGACTGGGGGTGACGGGGGGACCGGGGCAGagcgggggggccgggggtgccGTGACCGCCGTCCGCCGCCGTGTTCCCGCCGCAGGTTCCGGAGGAGCCGCGGAGGCTgcgggagctgctggagctgcggCAGCGGCAGCTGCGGTCCCGCATCGCCGCCTGCGAGGAGCTGACGGCGGCGATGACCGCGCTCCGGGCGGCGCTGGGCCCCGGCCCGGGCCCGGGGGCCGCAGGGCCCTGAAGAGCCCCGGGAGATCGAGGCCTCGCCGAGGGACCGAGGGCTTTGCTCGGCCTGGGGCTCCGGGAGTgcccgggcggggccgggggagcccAGGGACTGGTAAAGGCGGCACCGCCGCAGCCCTGGAGCTCGGTCGGTGTCGCTTTGCTGGTGCCTCATCGCATTAAATGTACGCTTTGAGATAAGGCGGGACGGGCCTGGTCTGTATCGCCCCGTGTGCCCGCGCTCGGGACCGGCCGGAGCCCACGCTCgaggggctgcagaggcacaaACCCTGTGCCGGTCTGTGGCAGCTGTTCGGTCCCTGCCGACAGCGACATCCCGGAGCCAGAGAAGCACAACCTGAGGAG encodes:
- the YRDC gene encoding yrdC domain-containing protein, mitochondrial, which translates into the protein MARAALALARAAEGAAGPGLGRARLVPLPPGGAAGPDPHGWREAVAAAAGALQAGGLVAVPTDTVYGVACLAQDSAAVRSIYSLKGRNGAKPLAICLGDVERLYRYCHVNVPDELLRDLLPGPVTLVLQRSEELNKDLNPFTSLVGVRIPDHSFMRDLARACSGPLALTSANISSQGSTLTVSEFQDLWPQLSLIIDGGPIGDIWSSECRLGSTVVDLSVSGKFSIIRPGCALTPTVEILRQKYGLVPESS